Proteins encoded by one window of Streptomyces sp. NBC_01477:
- a CDS encoding FMN-binding glutamate synthase family protein has product MIRIGWVAAAVLAAVAAVGAALELSPWWWTGAVPLAALGLLGVWDLAQRRHSVLRNYPVIGHARFLLERIRPELQQYFIERNFDGRPFDRDVRSIVYERAKGTDAEEPYGTERDVYLAGHEFLVPSMAPRPVPEQPPRVRIGGPDCTRPYDMALLNVSAMSFGSLSSNAILALNGGAAAGGFAHDTGEGGMSDYHLRPGGDLVWEVGTGYFGCRTGDGDFDPGKFADKAAHPNVKCVSLKLSQGAKPGIGGVLPGAKVNAEIAGVRGVPEGRTVVSPPYHRVFSTPRELVRFIARMRELSGGKPAGFKLCVGSRGQFLAVCKAMIEEGTAPDFIIVDGAEGGTGAAPLEFADNIGTPLTEGLITVHNALVGAGLRDRVRIGASGKIATGSDLVKRLAQGADYGNAARAMMFAVGCIQAQRCHTNTCPSGVTTQDPRRARALDVGDKTERVRRLQEATVASALQIMAAMGVTDPADLRPHMLRRRTDPQTVRSYDELYDWLAPGQLLAEPPESWAADWAAADPDRFAV; this is encoded by the coding sequence GTGATACGAATCGGTTGGGTCGCCGCAGCGGTGCTGGCGGCCGTGGCGGCGGTGGGCGCCGCGCTGGAACTCTCGCCGTGGTGGTGGACCGGGGCGGTGCCGCTGGCGGCGCTGGGGCTGCTGGGGGTGTGGGACCTGGCGCAGCGGCGGCATTCGGTGCTGCGCAACTACCCGGTCATCGGGCACGCCCGCTTCCTGCTGGAGAGGATCCGCCCCGAACTGCAGCAGTACTTCATCGAGCGGAACTTCGACGGGCGGCCGTTCGACCGGGACGTGCGCAGCATCGTGTACGAGCGGGCCAAGGGCACCGACGCGGAGGAGCCGTACGGCACCGAGCGGGACGTGTATCTGGCCGGCCACGAATTCCTGGTGCCCTCGATGGCGCCGCGGCCGGTCCCCGAGCAGCCGCCGCGGGTGCGGATCGGCGGCCCGGACTGCACGCGGCCGTACGACATGGCGCTGCTCAACGTGTCGGCGATGAGCTTCGGCTCGCTGTCCTCGAACGCGATCCTCGCCCTCAACGGCGGCGCCGCGGCCGGCGGCTTCGCGCACGACACCGGCGAGGGCGGTATGTCCGACTACCACCTGCGGCCGGGCGGCGACCTGGTCTGGGAGGTCGGCACCGGCTACTTCGGCTGCCGCACCGGGGACGGTGACTTCGACCCGGGGAAATTCGCCGACAAGGCGGCCCACCCGAACGTCAAGTGCGTCTCGCTCAAGCTCTCCCAGGGTGCCAAGCCCGGTATCGGCGGAGTGCTGCCGGGCGCGAAGGTCAACGCGGAGATCGCCGGGGTCCGCGGCGTCCCCGAGGGGCGGACCGTGGTCTCGCCGCCCTACCACCGGGTGTTCTCCACGCCCCGGGAACTCGTCCGCTTCATCGCCCGGATGCGGGAGCTGTCCGGCGGCAAGCCGGCCGGCTTCAAGCTCTGCGTGGGCTCGCGGGGCCAGTTCCTCGCGGTCTGCAAGGCGATGATCGAGGAAGGCACGGCGCCCGACTTCATCATCGTGGACGGCGCGGAGGGCGGTACGGGCGCGGCCCCGCTGGAATTCGCCGACAACATCGGGACACCGCTCACCGAGGGCCTGATCACCGTGCACAACGCGCTGGTCGGCGCCGGCCTGCGGGACCGGGTCAGGATCGGCGCCAGCGGCAAGATCGCCACCGGGAGCGACCTGGTCAAGCGGCTGGCCCAGGGCGCCGACTACGGCAACGCGGCCCGCGCCATGATGTTCGCCGTCGGCTGCATCCAGGCCCAGCGCTGCCACACCAACACCTGCCCGTCCGGCGTCACCACCCAGGACCCCCGCAGGGCCCGCGCCCTGGACGTCGGGGACAAGACCGAGCGGGTCCGGCGCCTCCAGGAGGCGACCGTGGCCAGCGCCCTGCAGATCATGGCGGCCATGGGCGTCACCGACCCCGCCGACCTGCGCCCGCACATGCTGCGCCGGCGTACCGACCCGCAGACCGTGCGCTCCTACGACGAGCTGTACGACTGGCTGGCCCCCGGCCAGCTGCTGGCCGAGCCCCCCGAGTCGTGGGCGGCCGACTGGGCGGCCGCCGACCCCGACCGCTTCGCCGTCTGA
- a CDS encoding MFS transporter, with protein sequence MAAQSADSPARPDPGAAGPEKNPKRWWVLAVICVAQLMVVLDATVMNLALPSAQEALDFSNADRQWVVTAYALSFGSLLLFCGRLADLIGHKITFLVGVVGFAGASAIGGASVNFTMLVTARAGQGVFAALLAPAALALLATTFTDPKERGRAFGAYGGVAASGAGLGLIIGGALTSGLSWRWCMYVNLVFAAFAVIGAALPMGGKKARTLGARLDIPGVIAVSSGMFCLVYGFSNAGTHSWHATSTWGFLAAAVVLLVLFAIWQTRAERPLLPPRIVLDRNRGGAYLTMLVLGSGMFGLFLFLIYYMQTTLGYSAIKSGTALLPMVLATIVGSGVGNVVVMPKYGPRWLACTGLALGAGGTAWLTRIGTDSPYAGALLGPTMVIGLGIGLTFASTLQTATARVAPQEAGIASAGLQVGQQLGGAIGTALLNTIAATAVTDYLDDHAKGKPTPALLKLAAVHGYSTAFWWCTGIFAFGVVFCTALLRSGPVSAPEGGAPAPSPRAEAARA encoded by the coding sequence ATGGCAGCACAGAGCGCAGACTCCCCGGCCCGGCCGGACCCGGGGGCCGCCGGGCCGGAGAAGAACCCGAAGCGGTGGTGGGTCCTCGCCGTCATCTGCGTCGCCCAGCTCATGGTGGTCCTCGACGCGACCGTGATGAACCTGGCGCTCCCGTCGGCCCAGGAGGCGCTGGACTTCTCGAACGCCGACCGGCAGTGGGTCGTGACCGCGTACGCGCTGTCCTTCGGCAGTCTGCTGCTCTTCTGCGGGCGGCTGGCCGACTTGATCGGCCACAAGATCACCTTCCTCGTCGGCGTGGTCGGCTTCGCGGGCGCCTCGGCGATCGGCGGCGCCTCGGTCAACTTCACGATGCTGGTGACGGCGCGCGCCGGCCAGGGCGTCTTCGCGGCCCTGCTGGCACCGGCCGCCCTGGCGCTGCTGGCCACGACCTTCACCGACCCCAAGGAGCGCGGCAGGGCCTTCGGCGCCTACGGCGGGGTCGCGGCCAGCGGCGCGGGCCTCGGGCTGATCATCGGCGGCGCCCTGACCTCAGGACTGTCCTGGCGCTGGTGCATGTACGTCAACCTGGTCTTCGCCGCCTTCGCGGTGATCGGGGCCGCGCTGCCGATGGGCGGCAAGAAGGCCAGGACGCTGGGCGCCCGGCTGGACATACCCGGCGTGATCGCGGTGTCCAGCGGGATGTTCTGCCTGGTCTACGGCTTCTCCAACGCCGGCACGCACAGCTGGCACGCCACCTCCACCTGGGGCTTCCTGGCCGCCGCCGTCGTCCTGCTGGTCCTCTTCGCCATCTGGCAGACCCGCGCCGAGCGGCCGCTGCTGCCGCCCCGGATCGTGCTCGACCGCAACCGCGGCGGCGCCTACCTGACCATGCTGGTCCTCGGCAGCGGCATGTTCGGCCTGTTCCTCTTCCTCATCTACTACATGCAGACCACCCTGGGGTACTCGGCGATCAAATCGGGCACCGCCCTGCTGCCGATGGTGCTGGCCACCATCGTGGGCTCCGGTGTGGGCAACGTCGTGGTGATGCCCAAGTACGGCCCCCGGTGGCTGGCCTGCACCGGTTTGGCGCTCGGCGCCGGCGGCACGGCCTGGCTGACCCGGATCGGCACGGACTCCCCGTACGCCGGGGCGCTGCTCGGCCCGACGATGGTCATCGGCCTCGGCATAGGCCTCACCTTCGCCTCGACGCTCCAGACCGCCACCGCGCGCGTGGCGCCGCAGGAGGCGGGCATCGCCTCCGCCGGCCTCCAGGTCGGCCAGCAGCTCGGCGGTGCGATCGGCACGGCCCTGCTCAACACGATCGCGGCCACCGCCGTCACCGACTACCTGGACGACCACGCGAAGGGCAAGCCGACACCGGCGCTGCTCAAGCTCGCCGCGGTCCACGGCTATTCCACGGCCTTCTGGTGGTGCACCGGCATCTTCGCCTTCGGTGTCGTCTTCTGCACCGCGCTGCTGCGCTCCGGCCCGGTGTCCGCGCCCGAAGGCGGCGCCCCCGCGCCGTCCCCGCGGGCCGAAGCGGCCCGGGCCTGA
- a CDS encoding hemerythrin domain-containing protein — MSGNVDFTLMYAMHNALRRDVAHIARITAGTGDDPRRILGNTAGWELFKRALHIHHTAEDEALWPQMTVALADRPDDLAVVEAMEAEHAGIDPLLEAIDLALADRDRGPQRVGDLTDALAGTLGRHLTHEETDTLPLIETSLTAEQIQNFGTVHAAKGGPDGPRITPWMLDGQDDRIVAATLAVLPPPLRTVYENQWQPAYASVDWWNSRV; from the coding sequence ATGAGCGGCAACGTCGACTTCACGCTGATGTACGCGATGCACAACGCCCTGCGGCGGGACGTGGCGCACATCGCGCGGATCACCGCCGGCACCGGTGACGACCCGCGGCGGATCCTCGGCAACACCGCCGGGTGGGAGCTGTTCAAGCGCGCCCTGCACATCCACCACACCGCCGAGGACGAGGCGCTGTGGCCGCAGATGACCGTCGCCCTGGCCGACCGGCCCGACGACCTGGCCGTGGTCGAGGCGATGGAGGCCGAGCACGCCGGGATCGACCCGCTGCTGGAGGCGATCGACCTGGCACTGGCCGACCGCGACCGCGGGCCGCAGCGCGTCGGCGACCTGACCGACGCGCTGGCCGGCACGCTGGGCAGGCACCTCACGCACGAGGAGACCGACACGCTGCCGCTGATCGAAACGAGCCTGACGGCGGAGCAGATCCAGAACTTCGGCACCGTCCACGCCGCCAAGGGCGGTCCGGACGGGCCGAGGATCACCCCCTGGATGCTGGACGGCCAGGACGACCGGATCGTCGCGGCCACGCTGGCGGTCCTGCCGCCGCCGCTGCGCACGGTGTACGAGAACCAGTGGCAGCCCGCGTACGCCTCCGTGGACTGGTGGAACTCCCGGGTCTGA
- a CDS encoding ScyD/ScyE family protein: MRPLKTRRMIVAAAAAAAFAGLSAGPSGPVAQAADHPGELAGDAPVTVVASGLNGPRGLVWGPHGHLLVGEAGSVPAVCDSADPVTKNCYGLTGSIADVSSGTPVRIRTGLASLLNGAEMIGPDSLAYTGGRLYALEPASPEFVPAGLPGLTPAVSAVLKKQYGALLDVTGRTPEVVGNPGDYDYRWAPTHDANPYALAVNPRGGFYVADGGTNTLDSVDRSGTVRVLAPIPATPAGSNAVPTCVDIGPDGAVYVGELTGGGNSGTAANVYRYAPRTGRLTVWQSGFSAINGCGFGANGDFYVTEFDTTGFLPTADPVGDVVQIGKDGRRTVLGGGRLYAPAGFLAAPDGSVYVSNYSSMWPFGDTTYADAGEVVRIG, translated from the coding sequence ATGCGACCTCTCAAAACGCGTCGGATGATCGTGGCCGCCGCAGCCGCGGCGGCGTTCGCCGGCCTGAGCGCCGGCCCTTCGGGACCGGTGGCCCAGGCGGCGGACCACCCGGGGGAGCTGGCCGGCGACGCGCCGGTCACCGTCGTGGCGAGCGGCCTGAACGGGCCGCGCGGCCTGGTCTGGGGGCCGCACGGCCACCTGCTGGTCGGCGAGGCGGGATCCGTCCCCGCCGTGTGCGACAGCGCCGACCCGGTGACGAAGAACTGCTACGGCCTGACCGGCTCGATCGCGGACGTCTCGTCCGGCACGCCGGTCCGCATCCGCACCGGCCTGGCGTCGCTCCTCAACGGGGCGGAGATGATCGGCCCCGACAGCCTGGCGTACACCGGCGGCCGGCTGTACGCGCTGGAGCCGGCGTCACCGGAATTCGTCCCCGCCGGCCTGCCGGGCCTGACCCCGGCGGTCAGCGCGGTGCTGAAGAAGCAGTACGGAGCGCTGCTGGACGTCACCGGCCGGACCCCCGAGGTCGTCGGCAACCCCGGTGACTACGACTACCGGTGGGCGCCGACGCACGACGCCAACCCCTACGCGCTGGCGGTGAATCCGCGCGGCGGCTTCTACGTGGCGGACGGCGGCACGAACACGCTGGACTCGGTCGACCGGTCCGGCACCGTCCGTGTACTCGCCCCGATCCCCGCCACCCCGGCCGGCTCGAACGCCGTGCCCACCTGCGTCGACATCGGTCCCGACGGCGCGGTCTACGTCGGCGAACTCACCGGCGGCGGCAATTCGGGGACCGCGGCCAACGTGTACCGCTACGCGCCGCGTACCGGCAGGCTCACGGTCTGGCAGAGCGGCTTCAGCGCCATCAACGGCTGCGGCTTCGGCGCCAACGGCGACTTCTACGTGACCGAGTTCGACACGACCGGCTTCCTGCCCACCGCGGACCCCGTCGGTGACGTCGTCCAGATCGGCAAGGACGGCCGGCGCACCGTCCTCGGCGGGGGCAGGCTGTACGCTCCCGCGGGCTTCCTGGCGGCGCCCGACGGCTCCGTCTACGTGAGCAACTACTCGTCGATGTGGCCGTTCGGCGACACGACGTACGCGGACGCCGGCGAGGTCGTCAGGATCGGCTGA
- a CDS encoding DUF4331 family protein, translated as MSHHLDTPLAAQNGQLYIDDLYVFSGEDSTVLVIDVNSNITGVYAEPGFHPEARYEFKVHFDGAGFETLTYRFSFGEADADGRQDLRLHTLAGDEAREDSAEGDLVLEGRTGEPTGGGGTRVWAGRVADPFYIDLSLLALVNGAVAKGTAVDLSAWRPQEARNSFAGTSVETIVLEVSHAHATLRPGARIGVWCATKLATDAGGWRQINRAGHPMMWPIFWPGDTDFSNPANTRHPSEDLASAGQVVADQVAAVVAGTGTSADPVGYGRTVARQLFPDVLPYVVGTPASYGFAARNGRTQADNAPEAMLALVTNTAIPSGLTPAVAKDQRTEHFPFVVPV; from the coding sequence ATGTCCCACCACCTCGATACTCCTCTGGCGGCCCAGAACGGCCAGCTGTACATCGACGACCTGTACGTCTTCTCCGGCGAGGACAGCACGGTCCTCGTCATCGACGTCAATTCGAACATCACCGGCGTCTACGCCGAGCCGGGCTTCCACCCGGAAGCCCGCTACGAGTTCAAGGTCCACTTCGACGGCGCCGGCTTCGAGACCCTGACCTACCGGTTCTCCTTCGGCGAGGCCGACGCGGACGGGCGCCAGGACCTGCGGCTGCACACCCTGGCCGGCGACGAGGCGCGCGAGGACTCCGCCGAGGGCGACCTGGTCCTGGAGGGCCGTACCGGCGAGCCGACCGGCGGGGGCGGCACCCGCGTCTGGGCCGGGCGGGTCGCGGACCCCTTCTACATCGACCTGTCCCTGCTGGCCCTCGTCAACGGGGCGGTGGCCAAGGGCACGGCGGTGGACCTGTCGGCCTGGCGCCCGCAGGAGGCGCGGAACAGCTTCGCCGGCACCTCCGTCGAGACGATCGTGCTGGAGGTCTCGCACGCGCACGCCACGCTGCGGCCCGGCGCCCGTATCGGAGTGTGGTGCGCGACCAAGCTGGCCACCGACGCCGGCGGGTGGCGGCAGATCAACCGCGCGGGGCACCCGATGATGTGGCCGATCTTCTGGCCGGGCGACACCGACTTCTCCAACCCCGCCAACACCCGGCACCCCTCCGAGGACCTGGCCTCCGCGGGGCAGGTCGTCGCCGACCAGGTGGCGGCGGTGGTCGCGGGCACCGGGACGTCGGCCGACCCCGTGGGCTACGGCCGGACCGTGGCGCGCCAGCTGTTCCCCGACGTGCTGCCCTACGTGGTCGGCACCCCCGCCAGCTACGGCTTCGCCGCCCGCAACGGCCGCACCCAGGCCGACAACGCGCCCGAGGCGATGCTCGCCCTGGTCACCAACACGGCCATCCCCTCCGGGCTCACCCCCGCCGTCGCCAAGGACCAGCGGACCGAGCACTTCCCCTTCGTCGTACCGGTCTGA
- a CDS encoding ABC transporter substrate-binding protein — protein sequence MTFSRRQLLGTGGSLALTGALAAACGSNSGRDDDGGKPGRATLQQWYHQYGEAGTEQAVRRYAAAYTAADVKVQWRPGDYDQQTAAALLTSSGPDIFEGSPTLDQIQGGQVVDVTDLVSAVKDDFNPAVLTPKTYDGRIWGIPQVIDMQLLYYRKSLLSDADIQPPTTLDELVDAAKKLTTKKVKGLFLGNDGGAGVLGGTPLYAAGLSLVTEDGKVGFDDPAAARTLGKFHRLYADKSLLLGAPTDWSDPSAFIQGLTALQWSGLWALPAVKKALGDDFGVLPFPADGAAGKPTVPVGAYGAAVNSRSKHQAEAKAYIKWLWVDKTDYQEDFALSYGFHIPARISLAKKAAKLREGAAADAVSYATDHGYAQPLLWTPAGQTAYQDALSRIIKDGANPDTELKAVVRTTASELQRVRKKP from the coding sequence ATGACGTTCAGCCGCAGACAACTGCTCGGCACCGGGGGCAGCCTCGCGCTGACCGGCGCGCTGGCCGCCGCGTGCGGGTCGAACAGCGGGCGGGACGACGACGGCGGCAAGCCGGGCAGGGCCACCTTGCAGCAGTGGTACCACCAGTACGGTGAGGCGGGCACCGAGCAGGCCGTACGGCGGTACGCCGCCGCCTACACCGCGGCGGACGTGAAGGTGCAGTGGCGGCCGGGCGACTACGACCAGCAGACCGCGGCGGCGCTGCTGACCTCCTCGGGGCCCGACATCTTCGAGGGCAGCCCGACGCTGGACCAGATCCAGGGCGGCCAGGTGGTCGACGTCACCGACCTGGTGTCCGCGGTGAAGGACGACTTCAATCCGGCGGTGCTGACCCCGAAGACCTACGACGGCAGGATCTGGGGCATCCCCCAGGTCATCGACATGCAGCTGCTCTACTACCGCAAGAGCCTGCTCAGCGACGCCGACATCCAGCCGCCGACGACGCTGGACGAGCTGGTCGACGCGGCGAAGAAGCTCACCACCAAGAAGGTCAAGGGCCTCTTCCTCGGCAATGACGGCGGCGCGGGAGTGCTCGGCGGGACACCGCTGTACGCCGCCGGGCTGAGCCTGGTCACCGAGGACGGCAAGGTCGGCTTCGACGATCCGGCCGCCGCCCGTACGCTCGGCAAATTCCACCGGCTCTACGCCGACAAGTCGCTGCTGCTGGGCGCGCCGACCGACTGGTCCGACCCGTCGGCCTTCATCCAGGGGCTCACCGCGCTCCAGTGGTCCGGGCTGTGGGCGCTGCCCGCGGTCAAGAAGGCGCTGGGCGACGACTTCGGGGTGCTGCCCTTCCCCGCGGACGGCGCCGCGGGCAAGCCCACCGTGCCGGTCGGCGCGTACGGGGCGGCCGTCAACTCCCGCAGCAAACACCAGGCGGAGGCCAAGGCGTACATCAAGTGGCTGTGGGTCGACAAGACCGACTACCAGGAGGACTTCGCGCTCTCCTACGGCTTCCACATCCCGGCCCGGATCTCGCTGGCGAAGAAGGCGGCCAAGCTGCGGGAGGGCGCGGCGGCCGACGCCGTCTCCTACGCCACCGACCACGGCTACGCCCAGCCGCTGCTGTGGACGCCGGCCGGCCAGACCGCCTACCAGGACGCGCTGAGCCGCATCATCAAGGACGGCGCCAACCCCGACACCGAGCTGAAGGCGGTGGTCCGCACGACTGCTTCCGAGCTGCAGCGGGTGCGGAAGAAGCCGTGA
- a CDS encoding carbohydrate ABC transporter permease — MFTYVPLLWSVYLSFFDAHNTVSPHRFVGLDNYTSMLRDRAFTDSLGTFGLFALFIVPATYALSLALALMVNRLRYLQAFFRSVFFLPAACSYVVAAMIWKLSIFNGVRFGLANTVLGWFGADQTAWLSTTHPPWYWLVIVTVRLWLQAGFYMVLFLAGLQRIPAQLYEAAAVDGARPGWQVFRYITFPQLRATSVAVALLLVINAFQAFDEFYNLLSDSRGYPPYARPPLVYLYNIALGRGQNLGEGSAGAVILALIIAVVTVVQARWFGLGRRED; from the coding sequence ATGTTCACGTACGTACCGCTGCTGTGGAGCGTGTACCTGAGCTTCTTCGACGCGCACAACACGGTGTCCCCGCACCGGTTCGTCGGCCTGGACAACTACACGTCGATGCTGCGCGACCGGGCGTTCACCGACAGCCTGGGCACCTTCGGGCTGTTCGCGCTGTTCATCGTGCCCGCCACCTACGCCCTGTCGCTGGCCCTGGCGCTGATGGTCAACCGGCTGCGGTACTTGCAGGCCTTCTTCCGCTCGGTGTTCTTCCTGCCGGCCGCCTGCTCCTACGTGGTGGCCGCGATGATCTGGAAGCTGTCGATCTTCAACGGGGTGCGCTTCGGCCTGGCGAACACCGTGCTGGGCTGGTTCGGCGCCGACCAGACCGCGTGGCTGTCCACGACCCACCCGCCCTGGTACTGGCTGGTGATCGTGACCGTACGGCTGTGGCTGCAGGCCGGCTTCTACATGGTGCTCTTCCTCGCCGGCCTCCAGCGCATCCCGGCCCAGCTGTACGAGGCGGCGGCCGTGGACGGCGCGCGGCCCGGCTGGCAGGTCTTCCGGTACATCACCTTCCCGCAGCTGCGGGCCACGTCGGTGGCGGTGGCGCTGCTGCTGGTCATCAACGCCTTCCAGGCGTTCGACGAGTTCTACAACCTGCTCAGCGACTCGCGCGGCTATCCGCCGTACGCCCGGCCGCCGCTGGTCTACCTCTACAACATCGCGCTGGGCCGCGGGCAGAACCTGGGCGAGGGCAGCGCGGGAGCCGTCATCCTCGCGCTGATCATCGCGGTCGTCACCGTCGTCCAGGCCCGCTGGTTCGGACTCGGCAGGAGGGAGGACTGA
- a CDS encoding carbohydrate ABC transporter permease, whose amino-acid sequence MEKALLGFGRAVRLVLLVVLALLFLIPFYLLVRNGLSTEQDITSPDWTFFPSHLRWSNVGELFDDPAVPMARSLLNSGLIAVTTTVGTVLLASLAGYGLARIPYRYANQVFYAVLGTLMVPAAVTFVPSFVLVSSLGWISTMRGLIVPTIFSAFACFIFRQYFLGFPGELEDAAKVDGLGYWRTYWRIVVPNSKPVFAAVSTIVFIGAWNSFLWPLVIGQDKSAWTVQVALSTFTTAQVVNIHELFVAAAVSILPLLLVFLLLQRHIVAGIERSGIDD is encoded by the coding sequence GTGGAGAAGGCCCTGCTCGGATTCGGGCGCGCGGTGCGGCTGGTGCTGCTCGTCGTGCTCGCGCTGCTCTTCCTGATCCCCTTCTACCTGCTGGTGCGCAACGGCCTGTCCACCGAGCAGGACATCACCTCGCCGGACTGGACCTTCTTCCCCTCGCACCTGCGGTGGTCCAACGTCGGCGAGCTGTTCGACGACCCCGCGGTGCCGATGGCCCGCTCGCTGCTCAACTCGGGCCTGATCGCGGTCACCACGACCGTCGGCACCGTGCTGCTGGCCTCGCTCGCGGGCTACGGACTTGCGCGCATCCCGTACCGCTACGCGAACCAGGTCTTCTACGCGGTCCTCGGCACCCTGATGGTGCCGGCGGCCGTCACCTTCGTGCCGAGCTTCGTGCTGGTCTCCTCGCTCGGCTGGATCTCCACCATGCGCGGACTGATCGTCCCGACGATCTTCTCGGCCTTCGCCTGCTTCATCTTCCGGCAGTATTTCCTCGGCTTCCCTGGCGAGTTGGAGGACGCCGCGAAGGTCGACGGGCTGGGCTACTGGCGCACCTACTGGCGGATCGTCGTGCCCAACTCCAAGCCGGTCTTCGCGGCCGTCTCCACGATCGTCTTCATCGGCGCCTGGAACTCCTTCCTGTGGCCGCTGGTCATCGGCCAGGACAAGTCGGCGTGGACGGTCCAGGTCGCGCTGTCCACCTTCACCACCGCCCAGGTGGTCAACATCCACGAGCTGTTCGTGGCAGCGGCGGTCTCCATCCTGCCGCTGCTGCTGGTCTTCCTGCTGCTCCAGCGGCACATCGTTGCGGGCATCGAACGCTCCGGCATCGACGACTGA
- a CDS encoding glycoside hydrolase family 3 N-terminal domain-containing protein, whose amino-acid sequence MVGSGPHPSRRSVLAAGTGIAAAGLPGRLGDRHRPGPAHTAPAAFARPAALTPQQQAGQRVVFSYSGTTVPQSLLDQISSGQAAGVIIFGDNVSSLSQIGSAVQLMRQANLRSPNPAPLLLMTDQEGGQVRRLPGAPVLSAKQIGASADPAAAAASAGTGAGNLLRGAGLNINLAPVLDVYRTAGDFEDQYQRSYSTDPAVVSLCGRSFITAQQATGVAATAKHFPGLGPATAAQNTDLRAVTLKTSLADLRAIDEAPYAAALAAGVDLVMVSWAVYSHLDAAHPAGLSPTVVQGELRGRLGFTGVTITDAIEAGALSALGTSGQNAVTAAAAGMDVILDASGDVSHGKAVVSALAGALQNGTLDQAASNAALGRIGALRGRLF is encoded by the coding sequence ATGGTCGGCTCTGGACCCCATCCCTCGCGACGCAGCGTCCTGGCGGCCGGCACCGGTATAGCCGCGGCCGGGCTGCCCGGCCGCCTCGGCGACCGCCACAGGCCCGGCCCCGCGCACACCGCGCCGGCCGCGTTCGCCCGGCCCGCCGCGCTGACCCCGCAGCAGCAGGCCGGGCAGCGGGTCGTCTTCTCGTACTCGGGAACGACCGTCCCGCAGAGCCTGCTCGACCAGATCAGCTCGGGCCAGGCGGCCGGCGTCATCATCTTCGGCGACAACGTCAGCAGCCTCAGCCAGATCGGCTCGGCCGTCCAGCTGATGCGGCAGGCGAATCTGCGCAGCCCGAATCCCGCGCCGCTGCTCCTGATGACCGACCAGGAGGGCGGCCAGGTACGCCGGCTGCCCGGCGCCCCGGTGCTGTCCGCGAAGCAGATCGGCGCGTCCGCCGACCCGGCCGCCGCCGCGGCCTCCGCGGGCACCGGCGCCGGCAATCTGCTGCGCGGCGCGGGCCTGAACATCAACCTGGCGCCGGTGCTGGACGTCTACCGCACGGCCGGCGACTTCGAGGACCAGTACCAGCGGTCCTACAGCACCGACCCGGCCGTGGTCTCGCTGTGCGGCCGGTCCTTCATCACTGCCCAGCAGGCGACCGGCGTCGCGGCCACCGCCAAGCACTTCCCCGGCCTGGGACCCGCGACCGCCGCGCAGAACACCGACCTGCGGGCCGTCACCCTGAAGACGTCGCTGGCCGATCTGCGCGCCATCGACGAAGCCCCGTACGCCGCCGCGCTCGCCGCCGGGGTCGACCTGGTGATGGTCTCCTGGGCCGTCTACTCCCACCTGGACGCCGCGCACCCCGCGGGGCTCTCGCCGACCGTGGTGCAGGGCGAACTGCGCGGCCGGCTCGGCTTCACCGGGGTGACCATCACCGACGCGATCGAGGCGGGCGCGCTGAGCGCCCTGGGGACCAGCGGGCAGAACGCGGTCACCGCCGCGGCGGCCGGCATGGACGTCATCCTCGACGCCTCGGGCGATGTCTCGCACGGCAAGGCGGTCGTCTCCGCGCTGGCCGGCGCGCTGCAGAACGGCACCCTGGACCAGGCGGCGTCCAACGCCGCGCTCGGCAGGATCGGCGCCCTGCGCGGCCGGCTCTTCTAG